Within the Kingella potus genome, the region CGGAAGAACTCGAAGCGGCCGTGCGTTCGGTGTGCGAACCGGTGTTCAACAAACCGATTTCGCAGATTTCCTTCGGCCTCGTCCTCATGCGCCTGTTTGAGGTGAGCCGCCGCTTCCATGTCGAAATCCAGCCGCAGCTTGTTTTATTGCAGAAAACCCTGCTCAACATCGAAGGACTGGGGCGGCAGCTCGATCCCGACTTGGATTTGTGGAAAACCGCCAAACCCTTTCTCACCAAATGGATGCACGAACAGGTCGGCCCCAAAGCCCTGTGGCGCAATCTGAAAAACGAAGCCCCCGACTGGGCGGAAATCCTGCCCGCCCTGCCGCGCAAAATCAGCGCGCTGGTCGATGAAAACCGCCAGCAGGAAATGCGCGACGCATATGTGCATCTGGTTAAAATCCAGCAGCGGCAGAGCCTGTGGCTGGCCGTCATCGCCATCGCGCTGGTGCTGATACTGCTGTTCAAATAGGCCGTCTGAAAGCGCGGCTCCCACCCGCCGGCGCACACCAAACAATATATTAGGATATTAGGAAACCGCATGACCTTCGCCGTCGTACACAGCCGCGCCCTTGCCGGTGCGGACGCACCGCCCGTAGAAGTGGAAACCCACCTGGCCAACGGCCTGCCGCAGTTCAACATCGTCGGCCTGCCCGACACCGAAGTAAAAGAAAGCCGCGACCGCGTCCGCGCCGCCCTCATCCAAAGCGGCTTTGAGTTTCCCGCCAAAAAAATCACCGTCAACCTCGCCCCTGCCGACCTGCCCAAAGAATCCGGCCGTTTCGACCTGCCCGTTGCCCTCGGCATCCTCGCCGCCTCCGGCCAAATCAGCCCCGAAAAGCTGCCCGCATACGAATTTGCCGGCGAACTTGCCCTCTCCGGCCTGCTGCGGCCGATACGCGGCGGCCTCGCTATGGCCTGGCAGGCCAAACAGTCCGGCCGCGCCTTCGTCATGCCTTCCGAAAACGCCGCACAGGCCGCCCTGATGCAGGGCGTGGAAGCCTACGGCGCGGACAGCCTCGCCGCCGTCGCCGCCCACCTCAACGGCATCGCCCCCCTGCCCCGTGCCGAAGCGTCCGAGAGGCCGTCTGAAAAGCAAAACCTGCCCGACCTCCGAGACGTAAAAGGCCAGCACAGCGCACGTTTCGCTCTGGAAACCGCCGCCGCAGGCGGACACAGCCTGCTGATGATGGGCCCGCCCGGCACCGGAAAATCCATGCTTGCCCAACGCCTGCCCTCCATCCTGCCGCCACTTACCGACGAAGAACTGGTCGAAGTGTGGACGGTGCAGTCCCTCCTGCCGCACCACACGCAAAACTTCAGCCGCAGCCGCCCCTGCAAAAGCCCCCACCACTCCGCCAGCGCGGTTGCCCTCGTCGGCGGCGGCTCCGACCCCCGTCCCGGAGAAATCTCGCTGGCACACAAAGGCGTACTCTTTCTCGACGAACTGCCCGAGTTCGACCGCAAAGTGCTCGAAGCCCTGCGCGAACCCATCGAAAGCGGCGAAATCCACATCTCCCGCGCCGCAAGGCAGGCCGTATTCCCCGCCGACTTCCAACTCGTCGCCGCCATGAACCCCTGCCCCTGCGGCTACCACGGCCACCCGTCCAAGCCCTGCCGCTGCACACCCGATGCCGTCCAACGCTACCGCAGCCGGATCTCTGGCCCCCTCATCGACCGCATCGACCTCGTCATCGAAGTCCCCGCCCCGAATGCCGACGAACTCATACAAAGCGCGGCAGGCGAATCCAGCGCGGCGGTTTTACAGCGCGTCCTCGCCGCCCGCGAACGCCAAATCGCGCGGCAGGGCAAGCTCAACCGCGCACTCACCCCCACCGAACTCGACAGCGCCGCCGCCGTATCCGAACAAGCCAAAGAAACCCTGCGCAGCATCCTCGAAAAACTCTCCCTCTCCGCCCGCAGCTTCCACCGCATCATGCGCACCGCCCGCACCATCGCCGACCTTGCCGGCGATAGCGAAGTCAGCCGCAGCCACATCCTGCGCGCCGCAGCCATGCGCCGCGCCCTGTGAAAACCCACCCGTTCCGCCGCACCCAAACAAGCGCAACAGGCCGTCTGAATATTTGCTAGAATACGCCGCCCGTCTGTTCCCACACTTTTTCAGACGGCTGAAACACATTGCAAAAGGTAGTTTATGAAAACAGCAAAACCCCACGGAAAAGGACTTACCGGCTTTATCGTCGGCCTCCTCCTGGCCACCGTCATCATCGGCGGCCTCGTTTACACCCTCGAAAGCAGCCGCAAACGCGATTTCAAAGCCCCCATCGAGGAAAAAGAACTGACCCCGCCCGAAATCCTCTCCCCGAAAAAACCCGAACCCAAGCCCGAGCCGCAGCAGCCCGCGTCCGAAGCCAAGCCCGAACCCGAGCCGCTCCCGCCCGACAGCGGCCGCACTACCGACAGGGAAACACCGGAGCAACCCGAACCCGATTCCGCGCCCGACAACGGCAAAGAGCCGGATGCCGCCGACGACAGCGACATCATCCCCGGCGTACCCTCCCCGCTGACTGAAGAAGGCAAAAACGGCAAAAAAGACCAGACCCGCCGCGACCAAAAACGCCGCGACAAAGCCAAGCCCACCCCCGAGCAGATTCTCAACGGCAAAATCGGCCGCGACCAAAAACGCGCCGACCGCGAAGCCGAACGCCGCAAAGCCGAAGCCGCCCTCAGCGGCCAGGCCACCGCAAACCCTTCCCGCCGCAGCAGCGGAAACGGCGGCAGCGTCGTCGTCCAGGCCGGCTCCTACGGCAGCCGCGACAAAGCCGAATCCCAACGCGCCAAACTCGCCGCCGCCGGCGTAGACACCCGTGTCGTCGAGGCGCAGGTACAGGGCAAAACCATGTACCGCGTCCAAACCGCCCCCGTCTCCGCCGCCGATGCAGCACAAACCCGCCGCGAACTGCAAAGCAAAGGCATAGACAGCTTCGCACGTCCCGCACAATAACCAACCACAGGAAACATCATGAAACTGAAACACACCCTCCTCGCCGCAGCCCTGACCTTCGGCTTCGCCTCCGCCCAAGCCGCCCTTGTCGAAGGCGAAGACTACACCGTATTGGACAAACCCCTCGCCCCGCTGCAAAACGACAAAATCGAAGTTGCCGAATTTTTCGGCTATTTCTGCATCCACTGCTTCCATCTCGAACCCGAGATGGAAAAACACAGCAAAAAATGGGCATCCGACACCTATCTGCGCCCCATCCACGTCGTCTGGCAGCCCGAGCACATGCAGCTCGCGCGCATCGCCGCCGCCGTCGGCAGCAGCAATATGCGCCACCAGGCCAATATGCCCGTCTTCCGCGCCATCTTCGAACAAAACATCAACCTTGCCGACCCTGCCGCCTTCAAGCAGTGGGCAGGGAGCCAAAGCGGATTTGACGGCAAAAAACTGCTCGCCGCCTACGAATCCTTCGGCAACGAGGCACAGGCCAAACAAATGGCCGACCTGACCGAACAAATGAAGATCGAAAACACGCCCACCGTCATTGTCGGCGGCAAATACAGAATGAAATTTACCAGCCGCGACTGGAACGTTTCCATGAACAAAGTGGACGAAATGATCGCCAAAGTCCGTCAGGAACGCGGCATGAAAGAGCCGGCTCCCCGTGCCGCCGTCCGCAGCAAAGGCGTGGCCGCCGCCCGCGCCGCCAACAAATAAGCGCAGGCTGCAAACAGGCCGTCTGAAAATGGATTTTCAGACGGCCTGTTTATCCGTTTTTGCCAAGCGCACGGGCGGCCGCACAAACGGCACACGCACCCGATTCCCCTGCCACAGGGCGTACCGTCCGAGCGGCGTGCACGCGCGATTGATAACCATAGGGTATGTCGCCCTAGCGACGCACGCGTTTTACATTATGCGGACACGGAGGCCGCCGGAACCCCAAGCCGCGTGCGTAGCTGTGCCACACCCTACACAGACCGTTAGCATGAGATTAAGCAAGAGGCCGTCTGAAAATCCGTTTTCAGACGGCCTGTTTGTCCGTTTCTGCCCCACAGGGCGTAGTCCGAGCGACGCACGCGTTTGATGCGATTCGTGTATAGAACCCGCCCGCCCTACCTCGAAAAACCGCGTGCGTGGCTGCGCCACACACCCTACATAGGCCGTTAGCGTGAAACCAAGCAGAAGGCCGTCTGAAAACATGGTTTTCAGACGGCCTTTTTGTTTGATACAAACTTTAAACGCTCAGCCCCGCATCAGGCGGCGAAGCGGCGGGCTACTTCGTCCCAATTGACGATTTCCCAGAAGCCGTTCAGATAGTTCGGGCGGCTGTTGCGGTAGTCGATATAGTAAGCGTGTTCCCACACGTCGCAGGTCAGGAGCGGGGTGTTGCCGCTTTTGAGCGGGGTGGCCGCATTGGAAGTGGACACCAAATCCAATTCGCCCGACGGGGTTTTCACCAGCCATGCCCAGCCCGAACCGAAGGTGCCGGCGGCGCAGGTGTCGAAGGCTTTTTGGAAAGCCTCAAAGCTGCCCCACTTGGCATCGATGGCCGCCGCCAGATCGCCCGAGGGCTTGCCCTGGCCTTTGGGTGTGAAACCCAGCCAGTAGAAGGTGTGGTTCCAGGTTTGCGCGGCATTGTTGAACACGCCGCCTTCGGCTTTTTTCACAATCTCTTCCAAAGGCGCGTTTTCAAATTCGGTGCCTTTGATTTGGTTGTTGAGGTTGGTGATGTAGGTTTGGTGGTGTTTGCCGTAGTGGTATTCCAGCGTTTCTTTGGACAGGTGCGGTTCGAGCGCGTCCAAAGCGTAGGGCAGTTCGGGCAATTTGTGTTCCATTTTTATACTCCTGTTATGTGTTTTCAAATAGAGGCCGTCTGAAAACGGCGCAGCCGATTGTACCCGCACCGCGCCGGAAAACCGATTGAACTTTTCTGCCCCTGCCATAGAGGCGGTTTTTCCCATGCTTTAAAAATCGTTTACAATGCACGCCGTTTTATTTACCGAACAAAGGGGCGCGAAATGCTCGACATCCAACTCCTCCGCAACGACACCGCCGCCGCCGCCGCACGACTGGCCGCACGCGGCTTCGATTTCGACACCGCGCGTTTCGACGCGCTGGAACACAAACGCAAGCAGTTGCAGGTGAAAACCGAAGAATTGCAGGCGGAACGCAACGGCGAATCGAAAAAAATCGGGATGCTCAAAGGACAGGGCAAACACGAAGAGGCCGAAGCGACGATGGCCGCCGTTGCCCGCATCAAAAACGAATTGGAAGAGGCCGCCTCCGCCTTGGAAGCCGTGCAGGCCGAATTGGATGCGTGGCTGGCCGCCGTGCCCAACCTTCCGCACGAAAGCGTGCCCGACGGGCGAGACGAAACGGATAACGTGGAAGTGCGCCGCGTCGGCGAGCCGCGCGTGTTTGCTTTTCCCGTGAAAGACCATGTGGATTTGGGCGCACCCCTCGGCCTGGATTTCGAAACCGCCGCCGCCCTCTCCGGCGCACGCTTCAGCCTGATGAAGGGTCAAGCCGCACGCCTGCACCGCGCCCTTGCCCAATTCATGCTCGACACCCACACGGAGCAGCACGGCTACACCGAGTGCTACACGCCCTATATCGTCAGCGATTCCACCCTGTTCGGCACCGGCCAGCTCCCCAAGTTCGGCGAAGACCTCTTCCACGTTACCCGTGGCGGCGACGAAGGCAAAACCACGCAGTATCTGATTCCCACCGCCGAAGTAACGCTCACCAACACCGTGCGCGACAGCATCCTGCCCGCATCCGCCCTGCCGCTGAAGCTCACCGCCCACTCCCCCTGCTTCCGCAGCGAGGCCGGTTCGCACGGCAAAGACACGCGCGGTCTGATCCGCCAGCACCAGTTCGACAAAGTGGAAATGGTGCAGATCGTCCGCCCCGAAACCTCCTACGCCGCGCTGGAAGAAATGGTCGGCCACGCCGAAAAAATCCTGCAACTGCTGGAACTGCCCTACCGCGTCATCACACTCTGCACCGGCGACATGGGCTTCGGTGCGGCGAAAACCTACGATTTGGAAGTGTGGGTGCCCGCGCAAAACACCTACCGCGAAATCTCGAGCTGCTCCAACTGCGAAGACTTCCAGGCCCGCCGCATGAAAGCGCGTTTCAAAGACGAAAACGGCAAAAACCGTCTGGTACACACGCTCAACGGCTCGGGTTTGGCCGTCGGCCGCGCCCTCGTCGCCGTATTGGAAAACCATCAAAACGCCGACGGCAGCATCAACATCCCCGCCGCCCTGCGCCCCTATCTCGGCGGCGCGGAAGTGCTGGCGGCGTAAGGCCGGCAAACAACAGTCCAGGCCGTCTGAAAATCCGTTTTCGGGTTTTCAGACGGCCTCATATATTCTTGCCCCACCAAACACGCCACCCGCAGAAAACGCGCACCACCGTGCCAACCCCGCCACCATAGCTTGTGTGGTACAGACACACACGCATTCCCACTGTTCCAAAAGTCGGCACAAAGGCCGTCTGCAAACGGTATTTATAGTTTTCAGACGGCCTTTGTACATTGACAGGCAAAGCGTCGGGCCTGCAAGAAAGGCAGACAGGTATGGTTGGCAAAT harbors:
- a CDS encoding YifB family Mg chelatase-like AAA ATPase, with the protein product MTFAVVHSRALAGADAPPVEVETHLANGLPQFNIVGLPDTEVKESRDRVRAALIQSGFEFPAKKITVNLAPADLPKESGRFDLPVALGILAASGQISPEKLPAYEFAGELALSGLLRPIRGGLAMAWQAKQSGRAFVMPSENAAQAALMQGVEAYGADSLAAVAAHLNGIAPLPRAEASERPSEKQNLPDLRDVKGQHSARFALETAAAGGHSLLMMGPPGTGKSMLAQRLPSILPPLTDEELVEVWTVQSLLPHHTQNFSRSRPCKSPHHSASAVALVGGGSDPRPGEISLAHKGVLFLDELPEFDRKVLEALREPIESGEIHISRAARQAVFPADFQLVAAMNPCPCGYHGHPSKPCRCTPDAVQRYRSRISGPLIDRIDLVIEVPAPNADELIQSAAGESSAAVLQRVLAARERQIARQGKLNRALTPTELDSAAAVSEQAKETLRSILEKLSLSARSFHRIMRTARTIADLAGDSEVSRSHILRAAAMRRAL
- a CDS encoding SPOR domain-containing protein, producing the protein MKTAKPHGKGLTGFIVGLLLATVIIGGLVYTLESSRKRDFKAPIEEKELTPPEILSPKKPEPKPEPQQPASEAKPEPEPLPPDSGRTTDRETPEQPEPDSAPDNGKEPDAADDSDIIPGVPSPLTEEGKNGKKDQTRRDQKRRDKAKPTPEQILNGKIGRDQKRADREAERRKAEAALSGQATANPSRRSSGNGGSVVVQAGSYGSRDKAESQRAKLAAAGVDTRVVEAQVQGKTMYRVQTAPVSAADAAQTRRELQSKGIDSFARPAQ
- a CDS encoding thiol:disulfide interchange protein DsbA/DsbL, with product MKLKHTLLAAALTFGFASAQAALVEGEDYTVLDKPLAPLQNDKIEVAEFFGYFCIHCFHLEPEMEKHSKKWASDTYLRPIHVVWQPEHMQLARIAAAVGSSNMRHQANMPVFRAIFEQNINLADPAAFKQWAGSQSGFDGKKLLAAYESFGNEAQAKQMADLTEQMKIENTPTVIVGGKYRMKFTSRDWNVSMNKVDEMIAKVRQERGMKEPAPRAAVRSKGVAAARAANK
- a CDS encoding superoxide dismutase; the encoded protein is MEHKLPELPYALDALEPHLSKETLEYHYGKHHQTYITNLNNQIKGTEFENAPLEEIVKKAEGGVFNNAAQTWNHTFYWLGFTPKGQGKPSGDLAAAIDAKWGSFEAFQKAFDTCAAGTFGSGWAWLVKTPSGELDLVSTSNAATPLKSGNTPLLTCDVWEHAYYIDYRNSRPNYLNGFWEIVNWDEVARRFAA
- the serS gene encoding serine--tRNA ligase, which gives rise to MLDIQLLRNDTAAAAARLAARGFDFDTARFDALEHKRKQLQVKTEELQAERNGESKKIGMLKGQGKHEEAEATMAAVARIKNELEEAASALEAVQAELDAWLAAVPNLPHESVPDGRDETDNVEVRRVGEPRVFAFPVKDHVDLGAPLGLDFETAAALSGARFSLMKGQAARLHRALAQFMLDTHTEQHGYTECYTPYIVSDSTLFGTGQLPKFGEDLFHVTRGGDEGKTTQYLIPTAEVTLTNTVRDSILPASALPLKLTAHSPCFRSEAGSHGKDTRGLIRQHQFDKVEMVQIVRPETSYAALEEMVGHAEKILQLLELPYRVITLCTGDMGFGAAKTYDLEVWVPAQNTYREISSCSNCEDFQARRMKARFKDENGKNRLVHTLNGSGLAVGRALVAVLENHQNADGSINIPAALRPYLGGAEVLAA